The Cannabis sativa cultivar Pink pepper isolate KNU-18-1 chromosome 8, ASM2916894v1, whole genome shotgun sequence genomic interval GGGACCAGTTGTGCCTTCCCAAGTCCTGTGGGGGGCTTGGCTTTAGAAAGACTGTGGAGATGAACCAGGCATTGCTGGCCAAGTGGGGTTGGGCTCTGCTTACTGAGGAAAAGTCGCCGTGCTGTAATGTTCTCAGATCTAAATACCTTAAGGGTAAACAGTTTTTTGACTGTGAGGTTAAGAGCTCTGATTCTTGGTTTTGGAGAAATGTGGTGCGATGAAAAGAGATTTTAAGAAAAGGGGCGTGCAAGCTAATATCCGATGGGAGAGAGACAAGTATTTGGGATGACCCTTGGGTTATCCATGGTATGGAATTTTACCCTAAGTCCAATTATCGTCAACAGCGGGGCTTAGAGAAAGTGTCGGATCTACTTCTACCTGACGGAAATTGGGACACACCCAAGCTCCACAACCTTTTTGACCAGGAAACTGTTAGTAACATCTTAAGAGGCGGTATTCCGAGTGGCCAGGGAAGGGATAGATGGGTCTAGACAAAAGAATCAAATGGTCTGTTTTCAACCAAGTCTGCCTATCTTATTCAAGCCCTTGACCGGGATCCCTAGTGCAACATTGCTCTGGCACTATGGAACAAACTTTAGAACTCAAAGATTTTGGAGCGACACAAGGTCCATTGGTGGAGTATCCTTTCTAATGCTCTACCCTTACGAGACCCTCTTGCTAAGAGAATGGGTTTTGAGGAGGTTTCCCGCCCTATTTGTGGGGAGGCTGAGGAGACCACATAACACTTGTTCTTGTATTGTAACTTTGCCTTCCACCTTTGGCGATCTTCTCCTTGGGGGGTTATGCCTGTTCTGGATTCAGGAGCCCGAATGTGGGACTGGGTTACTTTTCTTTGGAATCTTAAATCCAGAGGAGTTGATACTAATGAGCTGTTCCTCTATGCCTCGATTGTGGTAGATACGATTTGGAGGGCCCGTAACGACAAGGTACATAATAAATCAATGGGTAACATTAAACACTATATTGactctatttcttcttcttacaCAGATTATGACTCTTGTCTTCTTTCCCCTCCACAGTCTGTTGGGACTCAGGTTTGGTCTCCGCCACTGGAAGATTGGGTTAAAATCAACTGCGATGTCAAAGTTGGAGGTGACACTATATGTGCTGTGGCGATTGCGAGAGACCATAACGAATCAGCATTGTGGGTGGCAGTTAAAAGGCTACACTTCTTTGACCCACTCGCTGGAGAAGCTGCGGCCTGTCTTTTAGCCATGGAGACGGCGGTCTCATTGCATCATCCTTTTGTTTTGGTGGAGAGTGATTCAGAGATTGTTATTAAGAACCTAAAAGGGGATGACTCTATTTGGGGGATTGAGAACTATGTGCGTCATTGCAAGCTCCTCTCTACTTTTATGACTAATTGTAATTTCTCTTGTATAGCTAGAAGCTGTAACTACGCGGCTCATAATGTGGCCAAATGGGCGTTTGCCAACAATGTTACGGGCATGGTAGAGATATCTACTATACCTATTAATATCTTTTGTAATGACTATGAGGTCTaacttcaattttatttataaacgcatttttcaaaaaaaaaaaaaaaacataggaCACCAATCAACATTGTAGAGCATAAATATTGTCTAAgaaaacaatgaaaaaaaaaaatagaagtaaTTTTAAGAAAGCTCATCAACAATTAGTCACATTttgtttataaagaaaataaaccTTGATATATTTTTGCcaacaaaataaatatcatgCTTGCTTTATCTTTGTTCATGAGAACAAGTCAAACTCATAAAAACATACAAATATTGTTTTACCAAGCTAAAGAACTAGTGCAATAAAATCATACAAATTACTAAAGAATTCTCAGCcatcaaaaatattttaagCAATTCAAAAAgtttgtaataattttataagACTACTTACTACTTGTTAGAGAATTAGCTGTATATTAGGTGTAAAAGAATTAGGGtaacttgtatttagtagtttcctattttgttggtagtttcctatttcctagtctcctagctttgtatataaatatgtactattctatgaaatatacatataattcgattcactattttctacatggtatcagagccattgtgattcaaaattcgaaattcgaaattagggttctggaaaaaaaaaattagggtttgagtttagggttgttttttcGAAAACCCTATTTGGAGTCACCATTTTTTCTCACCGCCCACATAGGAAGACTGCCCAGCCGCCGGACTGCAAAACCCAAAAGTCCGGCGTCCAGATTCACCGCGCGTGGGGCCCACGCGCCGTCGTCCGCCGCTGCCACCCTTCccacgcgccggcgcgtgagGGCGCGTCCGGCGTCTTCTCCGGTGTCGGTCGACGCCCGTCCCACTCCTGCTCCTTTCTCGTCCTCCTTGCTTCGGTTTTCGGCGGTTCTTCGCATTTTGTGGTTTGATACTTTTGTCTTCTTTGTGTTTGGGTATCTATTCCTTTGAGTTTGTTCTCTTCCTTTTTCtgtcaattttttttggtttcgaGATTATGGCAGAGATAAAATCAGATTCGAAGTCAATCG includes:
- the LOC133030234 gene encoding uncharacterized protein LOC133030234, which translates into the protein MPVLDSGARMWDWVTFLWNLKSRGVDTNELFLYASIVVDTIWRARNDKSVGTQVWSPPLEDWVKINCDVKVGGDTICAVAIARDHNESALWVAVKRLHFFDPLAGEAAACLLAMETAVSLHHPFVLVESDSEIVIKNLKGDDSIWGIENYVRHCKLLSTFMTNCNFSCIARSCNYAAHNVAKWAFANNVTGMVEISTIPINIFCNDYEV
- the LOC115700016 gene encoding uncharacterized mitochondrial protein AtMg00310-like, which encodes MQTTKLSKKLASRIDGMVRDFWWGCGQGNRGICLKAWDQLCLPKSCGGLGFRKTVEMNQALLAKWGWALLTEEKSPCCNVLRSKYLKGKQFFDCEVKSSDSWFWRNVRGLEKVSDLLLPDGNWDTPKLHNLFDQETVSNILRGGIPSGQGRDRWV